A window of Actinomycetota bacterium contains these coding sequences:
- a CDS encoding trypsin-like peptidase domain-containing protein, translated as MPPLDPAVADDGDVLDVYSRTVAGVAERLLPSVASLEVRRRIRGRWQRAGAGSAVVLTPDGFLVTSAHVVDGATGGVAEFADGTRADLEVVGTDRLSDLAVVRVAATDLPAVTLGDAAQLRVGQLVVAIGNPLGYAGSVSAGVVSAVGRSLTAATPRTARLIENVIQTDAALHPGNSGGALADSAGRVVGINTALVGPGLGQGLGMAIPIDAGTRTIVGALLRDGRVRRAYLGIGGGVRPLPPRAAASLGRSRGVEITTVEDDGPAALAGLRPEDIIVSVDGVAIETVGALQAHLTDAAVDREVELRIIRSGQLTSIPARPAELQE; from the coding sequence GTGCCCCCGCTCGATCCCGCCGTCGCCGACGACGGCGACGTCCTCGACGTCTACTCGCGCACCGTCGCCGGTGTCGCGGAACGACTCCTGCCGTCGGTGGCCAGCCTCGAGGTACGGCGCCGCATCCGTGGGCGCTGGCAGCGTGCCGGTGCCGGCTCGGCGGTCGTGCTCACCCCGGACGGGTTCCTCGTCACGTCCGCGCACGTGGTCGATGGCGCCACGGGCGGCGTGGCCGAGTTCGCCGACGGGACCCGCGCGGACCTCGAGGTCGTCGGCACCGACCGGCTCTCGGACCTCGCGGTCGTGCGCGTGGCCGCAACCGACCTACCGGCCGTGACCCTGGGCGATGCGGCGCAGCTCCGCGTCGGCCAGCTGGTCGTGGCCATCGGCAACCCGCTGGGCTACGCCGGCTCGGTCAGCGCCGGCGTCGTCAGTGCCGTGGGCCGCTCGCTGACCGCGGCGACCCCCCGCACCGCTCGTCTGATCGAGAACGTCATCCAGACCGACGCGGCGCTGCATCCCGGCAACTCCGGCGGGGCGTTGGCCGACAGCGCCGGACGGGTGGTCGGCATCAACACCGCACTCGTGGGGCCCGGGCTCGGTCAGGGGCTTGGCATGGCCATCCCCATCGACGCCGGCACGCGGACGATCGTCGGAGCGTTGCTGCGCGACGGACGCGTCCGTCGCGCCTACCTCGGGATCGGCGGCGGTGTCCGGCCGCTGCCTCCCCGCGCCGCCGCATCACTGGGACGGTCGCGCGGCGTGGAGATCACGACCGTGGAGGACGACGGTCCCGCGGCCCTCGCCGGCCTGCGCCCCGAGGACATCATCGTCTCGGTCGACGGAGTGGCGATCGAGACGGTCGGGGCGCTGCAGGCCCACCTGACCGACGCTGCGGTCGATCGGGAGGTCGAGCTCCGCATCATCCGCAGCGGTCAGCTGACCTCCATCCCGGCGCGTCCCGCCGAGCTGCAGGAGTGA
- a CDS encoding protein kinase, translating to MGQGRTLSGRYELVQLIARGGMAQVYEARDHALDRRVAVKALDPALATDEDAVSRFRREARQAAGLTHPHVVSVFDHGSHEGTHYIVMEHVGGGTLADLIEDEAPLDPARVVQIMAQVCEGLGAAHDIGIIHRDVKPANIMFDEHGRAKVADFGIARALTDVTITRTGTLLGSAAYLSPEQAAGKPIDTRADIYALGCVVYEMLTGKPPFHGGSPITIATHHLRTQPTPPLAIRDDLPSRLSAVVLEALAKDPDDRPPTARELWVRLEGALPEAARTETLALVGSGAADETVAIAGTGLGRDTASFDRAAFDDPPSAVAAPPSSPASTPPRPHTGEMTSGPAEHPSSRRDRGDRSSVFGAVAVLVGVLVAAFALVGLLTGDDAPSSATGSNPSEADALAPVVAAGDAMKAALDAAVADGWLPDDSASAFHRGTNRAVETFVAGDTAAAMGYLGELRAGIEALSREEVISGQQALDLLEPLAELEEQMRALRPVEIEEILDEDAPDEPPAQPTDDGGEDEDDDGEGDDGKGEGNDKGKGKGNGKGKDD from the coding sequence TTGGGGCAGGGACGAACGCTGTCCGGGCGCTACGAGCTCGTACAGCTCATCGCCCGGGGCGGTATGGCGCAGGTCTACGAGGCCCGTGACCACGCGCTCGACCGCCGCGTCGCGGTGAAGGCGCTCGATCCCGCGTTGGCCACCGACGAGGACGCCGTCTCACGGTTCCGCCGAGAGGCGCGTCAGGCCGCTGGACTCACCCACCCCCACGTCGTATCGGTGTTCGACCACGGCAGCCACGAGGGCACGCACTACATCGTCATGGAGCACGTCGGAGGCGGGACCCTCGCCGATCTCATCGAGGACGAGGCACCGCTCGATCCCGCCCGGGTCGTCCAGATCATGGCGCAGGTCTGCGAGGGACTCGGGGCGGCTCACGACATTGGGATCATCCACCGCGACGTCAAGCCCGCGAACATCATGTTCGACGAGCACGGACGCGCGAAGGTCGCCGATTTCGGCATCGCCCGCGCCCTCACCGACGTCACCATCACCCGCACCGGCACGCTGCTGGGCTCCGCCGCGTACCTGTCGCCGGAACAGGCTGCCGGCAAGCCGATCGATACCCGCGCCGACATCTACGCGCTGGGGTGTGTCGTCTACGAGATGCTGACCGGCAAGCCGCCCTTCCACGGCGGATCGCCCATCACCATCGCCACCCACCATCTACGCACCCAGCCGACGCCACCCCTCGCGATCCGCGACGACCTCCCGTCCCGGCTCTCTGCGGTCGTCCTCGAAGCGCTCGCCAAGGATCCCGACGACCGCCCCCCCACCGCACGCGAACTGTGGGTTCGCCTCGAGGGCGCCCTTCCCGAGGCGGCACGCACCGAGACCCTCGCCCTCGTCGGCTCCGGTGCCGCGGACGAGACCGTCGCGATCGCTGGCACCGGACTGGGCCGCGATACGGCATCGTTCGATCGCGCCGCGTTCGACGACCCGCCATCCGCCGTGGCGGCGCCTCCGTCGTCCCCCGCGTCGACCCCGCCGCGGCCCCACACCGGAGAGATGACGAGTGGCCCCGCCGAGCACCCCTCGTCTCGCCGGGACCGCGGCGACCGCTCGTCCGTGTTCGGTGCCGTCGCGGTCCTCGTCGGTGTCCTCGTCGCGGCGTTCGCGCTCGTGGGTCTCCTGACCGGCGACGACGCTCCGTCATCTGCAACCGGTTCGAACCCCTCCGAGGCGGACGCGCTGGCGCCGGTCGTCGCCGCAGGCGATGCGATGAAGGCCGCGCTCGATGCCGCCGTGGCCGACGGATGGCTGCCCGACGACTCGGCGTCCGCGTTCCACCGTGGCACGAACCGAGCCGTGGAGACCTTCGTCGCGGGCGACACCGCCGCCGCCATGGGCTACCTGGGTGAGCTGCGCGCCGGCATCGAGGCCCTCAGCAGAGAGGAGGTCATCTCCGGTCAGCAGGCGCTCGACCTGCTCGAACCGCTCGCCGAACTCGAGGAGCAGATGCGCGCGCTCCGGCCCGTCGAGATCGAGGAGATCCTGGACGAGGACGCCCCCGACGAACCGCCGGCGCAGCCGACCGACGACGGAGGGGAGGACGAGGACGACGACGGGGAGGGTGACGATGGGAAGGGTGAGGGGAACGACAAGGGGAAGGGGAAGGGGAACGGGAAGGGCAAGGACGACTGA
- a CDS encoding threonine/serine dehydratase, producing MEPITADAINAAHARIAPHVRRTPVLDVEPAAFGTPGPVALKLELLQHTGSFKPRGAFNRLLSHPASGAGVVAASGGNHGLGVAHAARTLGLAATIFVPTTTPEVKVSRLRALGAVVRLVGDHYAEALEASASFAEGSGALVAHAYDQPEIVAGQGTVALELQQQRPDLDTLLVAVGGGGLIAGVAGWYGGSVRVVAVEAHGTATYAAALEAGGPVDIEVGGLTADSLGARRLGDHAWAARPWIAGSVVVADEDVRAAQRALLREVRLITEPGGATAMAALLGGHYRPQGDERVGVLVCGANTDPLSIDGEEAA from the coding sequence GTGGAGCCCATCACCGCTGACGCCATCAACGCCGCCCACGCGCGTATCGCCCCGCACGTTCGACGCACCCCCGTCCTCGACGTCGAGCCGGCGGCGTTCGGCACGCCGGGGCCGGTGGCCCTGAAGCTCGAACTGCTCCAGCACACCGGCTCGTTCAAACCGCGGGGCGCGTTCAACCGGCTGCTGAGTCATCCCGCGTCCGGAGCCGGCGTCGTCGCAGCGAGCGGAGGCAACCACGGCCTCGGCGTCGCTCACGCCGCACGCACTCTCGGCCTGGCCGCGACCATCTTCGTGCCGACGACGACGCCCGAGGTCAAGGTGTCGCGGTTGCGCGCGCTCGGGGCCGTCGTGCGTCTGGTCGGGGACCACTACGCCGAGGCGCTCGAGGCCAGCGCGAGCTTCGCCGAGGGTTCCGGGGCGCTCGTCGCCCACGCGTACGACCAGCCCGAGATCGTCGCGGGGCAGGGGACCGTCGCGCTGGAGCTGCAGCAGCAGCGCCCCGACCTCGACACGCTGCTGGTCGCCGTGGGCGGCGGCGGGCTCATCGCGGGGGTGGCGGGGTGGTACGGCGGAAGCGTGCGGGTCGTCGCCGTCGAGGCGCACGGGACCGCTACCTACGCGGCGGCGCTCGAGGCTGGCGGACCGGTCGACATCGAGGTCGGAGGCCTGACCGCCGATTCGCTCGGGGCGCGCCGACTGGGGGACCACGCGTGGGCGGCGCGGCCTTGGATCGCGGGCTCCGTGGTGGTCGCGGACGAGGACGTCCGCGCCGCGCAGAGGGCGCTGCTGCGCGAGGTCCGGCTGATCACGGAGCCAGGAGGCGCCACGGCGATGGCCGCGCTGCTGGGTGGTCACTACCGTCCGCAGGGCGACGAGCGCGTCGGCGTGCTGGTGTGCGGGGCCAACACCGACCCGCTGTCGATCGACGGAGAGGAGGCGGCGTGA
- a CDS encoding SRPBCC family protein, which yields MIAGEGTEIIDRPVEECWAFVLDFERYMQADTKIARVDWIRWDGDRAEIRYAGKLRGLPAATTVQVIDVEPHRRIDVRSKPGTPQHAACRFHGWFTFEDLGDGRTRVTHREEFDFRPPLRWLVEPRLRDWLAEDTRHEVARMKELLEADA from the coding sequence GTGATCGCCGGAGAGGGCACCGAGATCATCGACCGGCCGGTCGAGGAGTGCTGGGCGTTCGTGCTCGATTTCGAGCGCTACATGCAGGCCGATACCAAGATCGCGCGCGTCGACTGGATCCGGTGGGACGGCGACCGAGCCGAGATCCGCTACGCCGGCAAGCTCCGTGGCCTGCCTGCCGCCACGACGGTGCAGGTCATCGACGTCGAACCTCACCGGCGCATCGACGTCCGTTCGAAGCCAGGCACCCCGCAGCACGCCGCGTGCCGCTTCCACGGTTGGTTCACCTTCGAGGATCTCGGCGACGGCCGCACCCGCGTCACCCACCGGGAGGAGTTCGACTTCCGACCTCCTCTGCGGTGGCTGGTCGAGCCGCGCTTGCGGGACTGGCTCGCCGAGGACACCCGTCACGAGGTGGCGCGGATGAAGGAACTGCTCGAAGCCGACGCCTGA
- a CDS encoding acyl-CoA thioesterase, which produces MSLAPRPVRHSQVTLVRVMSMLDANSLGNVHGGVIMREVDNAAGTAATRHAGRPCVTAAIDELSFLEPVHVGDLLYVTAQVNAVGSTSLEIGVRVEAEPSGGGTRRHTTSAYLVFVALAEDGRPAPVPPLICETEEERHRHAQALIRRQVRKERIERLGAWMPDQQPAG; this is translated from the coding sequence ATGTCGCTCGCCCCGCGCCCCGTCCGCCACAGCCAGGTGACGCTCGTGCGGGTCATGAGCATGCTCGATGCCAACTCGCTGGGGAACGTGCACGGTGGTGTGATCATGCGCGAGGTGGACAACGCCGCAGGAACCGCGGCGACCCGCCACGCGGGTCGTCCGTGCGTCACCGCCGCCATCGACGAGTTGAGCTTCCTCGAGCCGGTCCACGTCGGTGACCTGCTCTACGTGACGGCACAGGTGAACGCGGTGGGCAGCACGTCGCTCGAGATCGGGGTGCGGGTCGAGGCCGAGCCCTCCGGCGGCGGGACGCGACGCCACACCACGAGCGCCTACCTCGTGTTCGTGGCGTTGGCCGAGGACGGACGCCCCGCACCCGTTCCCCCACTCATCTGCGAGACGGAGGAGGAGCGCCACCGTCACGCACAGGCACTCATCCGACGGCAGGTACGCAAGGAACGGATCGAGCGCCTCGGGGCGTGGATGCCGGACCAGCAGCCCGCCGGCTGA
- a CDS encoding LCP family protein, producing the protein MSIDHRPAPAPAPAGDGWGRVARGGRRRRVMWRRIAITTVVVLALLLVGTAGLVVWANGQIERIAVAGLQAAEGPTHVLVVGSDSREGLTAEEQVELTTGFVEGERTDTIFVMSIQGGRVALLAFPRDLWVTRCDGTAGRINAAFGIGGPDCLVQTVSQVSGLPIQHYLEVNFGGFRRIVDAVGGVELCLERAMQDPFAGVDLPAGCQLLDGRQALGFVRTRKIDNDLERIKRQQEFLRALASKLASPGRVLNPFELVPLTRAVGAALTADEGMGPIDLLRLGLGLRGLAGGAAVTHTVPVTGANRGGAAVLVPVEAEAEALFQRFRNGSILDDAVAGLQPNEVEVSVQNGAGTPGLAAATRDLLTGLGFVVTDIADAPEPVTVTTVRYPPGQREAAELLADRIPVTPQLVEDAEVARVTLIAGPDLAAAG; encoded by the coding sequence GTGAGCATCGATCACCGTCCCGCCCCCGCACCCGCCCCGGCCGGAGACGGTTGGGGCCGCGTGGCACGCGGCGGCCGCCGCCGCAGGGTCATGTGGCGGCGTATCGCCATAACGACCGTGGTCGTGCTCGCGCTCCTGCTCGTCGGCACCGCCGGACTGGTGGTGTGGGCCAACGGCCAGATCGAGCGGATCGCCGTCGCTGGCCTTCAGGCGGCAGAGGGACCCACCCACGTGCTCGTCGTCGGTTCCGACAGCCGCGAGGGACTGACCGCCGAGGAGCAGGTCGAGCTCACGACCGGGTTCGTCGAGGGCGAACGCACCGACACGATCTTCGTCATGTCGATCCAGGGCGGTCGCGTCGCCCTCCTCGCGTTCCCACGGGATCTGTGGGTGACGCGCTGTGACGGCACGGCGGGTCGCATCAACGCCGCCTTCGGTATCGGTGGTCCTGACTGCCTGGTCCAGACCGTGTCTCAGGTCTCCGGGCTGCCGATCCAGCACTACCTCGAGGTCAACTTCGGCGGCTTCCGCAGGATCGTCGACGCGGTCGGGGGTGTGGAGCTGTGCCTCGAGCGGGCCATGCAGGATCCGTTCGCGGGCGTCGACCTCCCCGCGGGGTGCCAGTTGCTCGACGGACGCCAGGCCCTCGGGTTCGTGCGCACGCGCAAGATCGACAACGACCTCGAACGGATCAAGCGTCAACAGGAGTTCCTGCGCGCGCTGGCCTCCAAGCTGGCGTCACCCGGGCGGGTGCTGAACCCGTTCGAACTCGTCCCCCTGACCCGGGCGGTCGGTGCCGCTCTCACCGCTGACGAGGGCATGGGCCCGATCGACCTGCTGCGTCTGGGGCTTGGTTTGCGCGGTCTCGCTGGCGGGGCAGCGGTGACGCACACGGTGCCGGTGACCGGTGCGAACCGGGGCGGGGCAGCGGTCCTCGTCCCGGTCGAGGCTGAGGCCGAGGCGTTGTTCCAGCGCTTCCGCAACGGATCCATCCTGGACGACGCCGTAGCCGGCTTGCAGCCCAACGAGGTGGAGGTGTCGGTGCAGAACGGCGCTGGCACACCCGGGCTCGCTGCGGCCACGCGCGATCTGCTCACCGGGCTGGGGTTCGTCGTGACCGACATCGCCGACGCGCCCGAACCGGTGACCGTCACGACCGTTCGCTACCCCCCGGGCCAGCGCGAGGCCGCGGAGCTGCTCGCCGACCGGATCCCCGTCACACCCCAGCTCGTCGAGGACGCCGAGGTCGCGCGCGTGACGCTGATCGCCGGACCCGATCTCGCCGCCGCCGGCTGA
- a CDS encoding nitroreductase family deazaflavin-dependent oxidoreductase has translation MNRALRRLVQRLGHKRWFAAVGKRVAPHLDRFVHRVSRGKVQLSDAFLPTLILIHTGRKSGRDYQTPLAYLPHDEGYVIVGSNWGQQHHPAWTHNLLANPQVAIEMKGRHVPVTARPVTDPDERAELWERLTSVWPAYDTYVERAGDRQIRLFVLTPDQPIEVAD, from the coding sequence GTGAACCGTGCATTGCGCCGGCTCGTTCAGCGACTCGGCCACAAGCGCTGGTTCGCGGCCGTCGGCAAGCGCGTCGCCCCGCATCTCGACCGTTTCGTCCACCGGGTGAGCCGCGGGAAGGTCCAGCTCAGCGACGCGTTCCTGCCGACGCTGATCCTCATCCACACCGGGCGCAAGAGCGGACGCGACTACCAGACCCCGCTGGCGTACCTGCCGCACGACGAGGGGTACGTGATCGTCGGGTCGAACTGGGGCCAGCAGCACCATCCCGCCTGGACCCACAACCTGCTCGCTAACCCCCAGGTCGCGATCGAGATGAAGGGCCGACACGTGCCCGTGACGGCTCGACCCGTGACCGATCCGGACGAGCGCGCTGAGCTGTGGGAACGCCTCACGTCGGTGTGGCCGGCCTACGACACCTACGTCGAGCGTGCCGGCGACCGTCAGATCCGACTGTTCGTGCTCACACCGGACCAGCCGATCGAAGTCGCCGACTGA
- the pdxH gene encoding pyridoxamine 5'-phosphate oxidase translates to MYRRWLDDADAAEEPQPEAAVLATTTLDGLPSARTILVKRVDERGAVFFTNYSSRKGRELASNPVAALCAVWHGLHRQVRLTGHVSHISAAESDAYWTTRPPSSRLAAAASPQSEPIPDRDAVEQAMRGLATIYPTGDVPRPDHWGGYLLEPIEAEFWQGRRDRLHDRFRYHPSGDGWSIERLAP, encoded by the coding sequence ATGTACCGGCGGTGGCTGGATGATGCCGACGCTGCCGAGGAACCCCAGCCCGAGGCTGCCGTGCTCGCCACCACGACGCTCGACGGACTGCCCTCGGCCCGAACGATCCTCGTCAAGCGCGTGGACGAGCGGGGCGCCGTGTTCTTCACCAACTACTCCAGCCGCAAGGGCCGCGAGCTGGCGTCCAACCCCGTGGCTGCTCTGTGCGCGGTGTGGCACGGTCTGCACCGGCAGGTGCGTCTGACCGGTCACGTGAGCCACATCTCCGCCGCCGAGTCGGACGCCTACTGGACGACACGACCGCCGTCCTCGCGGCTGGCTGCGGCGGCGTCACCGCAGAGCGAGCCGATCCCGGACCGCGATGCGGTCGAGCAGGCGATGCGTGGGCTCGCGACGATCTACCCCACCGGAGACGTCCCACGCCCCGACCACTGGGGCGGATACTTGCTCGAACCCATCGAGGCCGAGTTCTGGCAGGGACGGCGCGACCGACTCCACGACCGTTTCCGCTACCACCCCTCGGGGGACGGGTGGTCCATCGAACGCCTCGCCCCGTAG
- a CDS encoding VOC family protein, with amino-acid sequence MIVNDAPVYATIAAEDLERAKAWYSQKLDLHPSVETMGGAMYEVGGSRFFLFPTPAAGTAQNTVMSWIVDDVAALVRELSERGVEFETFEAPGLEWDGVVATMPTGEKGVWFKDSEGNVLGAGEFAL; translated from the coding sequence GTGATCGTTAACGATGCACCGGTGTACGCCACGATCGCCGCCGAAGACCTCGAGCGCGCCAAGGCCTGGTACTCCCAGAAGCTCGATCTGCACCCGTCCGTCGAGACGATGGGCGGGGCGATGTACGAGGTCGGCGGCAGCCGCTTCTTCCTCTTCCCCACCCCCGCGGCGGGGACCGCGCAGAACACGGTGATGAGCTGGATCGTCGACGACGTCGCGGCGCTGGTACGTGAGCTCAGCGAGCGCGGGGTCGAGTTCGAGACCTTCGAGGCGCCCGGTCTGGAGTGGGACGGTGTGGTCGCCACGATGCCAACCGGCGAGAAGGGCGTTTGGTTCAAGGACAGCGAGGGCAACGTCCTCGGTGCCGGCGAGTTCGCGCTCTAA
- a CDS encoding TetR/AcrR family transcriptional regulator, whose amino-acid sequence MEEQPEQTRDRRREKTRRALIEAAAQVFARSGFDGASVDAIAEAAGFTKGAVYSNFDSKEELFFEVVDARLADVLEGFSANVGEDAIAVDLLPAAIDSLSTVYADPDWVLLEVEVLLYAQRHPGARQRLAEFRREQLDRIEGFIEGLLAEGEVRLPRTPREVAALVTAATIGIAHLELADPSGDHHSLYASFLSLLADATR is encoded by the coding sequence ATGGAGGAGCAGCCGGAGCAGACGAGGGATCGTCGCCGTGAGAAGACGCGACGCGCCCTGATCGAGGCCGCCGCTCAGGTCTTCGCCCGGTCGGGGTTCGACGGGGCGTCGGTGGATGCGATCGCGGAGGCCGCGGGGTTCACGAAGGGCGCGGTCTACTCCAACTTCGACAGCAAGGAGGAGCTGTTCTTCGAGGTCGTCGATGCGCGGCTCGCGGATGTCCTCGAGGGCTTCTCGGCCAACGTCGGCGAGGATGCGATCGCGGTCGACCTGCTGCCGGCCGCGATCGATTCGCTCAGCACGGTCTACGCCGACCCCGACTGGGTGCTCCTCGAGGTCGAGGTCCTGCTCTACGCGCAGCGCCATCCGGGCGCACGCCAGCGGCTCGCCGAGTTCCGCCGGGAGCAGCTCGACCGTATCGAGGGGTTCATCGAGGGCCTGCTCGCAGAGGGCGAGGTGCGGCTGCCCCGGACGCCTCGCGAGGTGGCGGCGCTGGTCACGGCGGCCACGATCGGCATCGCCCACCTCGAGCTCGCCGATCCCAGCGGCGATCACCACTCGCTGTACGCCTCGTTCCTCTCGCTCCTCGCCGACGCGACCCGCTGA
- a CDS encoding MaoC family dehydratase, translating into MSLEVVPLDELKSRIGAEIGTSDWVQIDQDRIDAFADVTNDHQFIHVDPEAAKQTPFGGTIAHGYLTLSLLPHFMSQATLLPEGLVMAMNYGSDKVRFLAPVKVGSRVRGRVTLLDVKEKASGQMLIKNEVTVEIEGEDKPALIAEVLSLFFLG; encoded by the coding sequence GTGAGCCTCGAAGTCGTCCCCCTCGACGAGCTGAAGTCACGGATCGGCGCGGAGATCGGCACCAGCGACTGGGTGCAGATCGACCAGGACCGGATCGACGCCTTCGCCGACGTGACCAACGACCACCAGTTCATCCACGTCGATCCCGAAGCGGCCAAGCAGACCCCGTTCGGCGGCACGATCGCGCACGGCTACCTCACGCTGTCGCTGCTCCCCCACTTCATGAGCCAGGCCACCTTGCTGCCCGAGGGCCTGGTCATGGCGATGAACTACGGCTCCGACAAGGTCCGCTTCCTCGCCCCGGTCAAGGTCGGCAGCCGTGTCCGCGGTCGCGTCACGCTGCTGGACGTCAAGGAGAAGGCGAGCGGTCAGATGCTGATCAAGAACGAGGTCACGGTCGAGATCGAGGGCGAGGACAAGCCCGCCCTCATCGCCGAGGTCCTCTCCCTCTTCTTTCTCGGGTGA
- a CDS encoding LLM class flavin-dependent oxidoreductase, with the protein MATLAANGHFTGVGARDAVAIARDVADWGYGAVWGAEVAEQECFTLLGAIASHTDLEVGLAVTPVQTRSAFVLARAALTVQELAAGGFRLGIGASSEVLVSRFAGEPYVKPLTYVRETVEAIRPILQGERSTFHGEFIDIGGYKYPLPVEPVPIYLGSLNPASLRLCGEVGDGLCINQFAPSHVPTMLAEVRAGAEAAGRELPDDFPVVARLFCAITDDVAGVKGLLRQVFAPYAATSGYNRFFRWLGYVEEADAIAAAAEADDKEAMVAAYSDRMLDELFVVGDADAVTDRVHEYVDAGVTVPVIAPLAPGTEPARQTLQNIGRRFGR; encoded by the coding sequence ATGGCGACGCTCGCGGCCAACGGACACTTCACCGGGGTGGGGGCCCGCGACGCGGTCGCCATCGCCCGGGACGTCGCCGACTGGGGCTACGGCGCCGTATGGGGCGCCGAGGTGGCCGAGCAGGAGTGCTTCACCCTCCTCGGTGCGATCGCCAGCCACACCGACCTCGAGGTGGGACTCGCCGTCACACCGGTGCAAACGCGGTCCGCCTTCGTGCTCGCACGCGCCGCGCTGACGGTCCAGGAGCTGGCCGCTGGCGGGTTCCGACTGGGGATCGGGGCGTCGTCCGAGGTGCTGGTGTCGCGCTTCGCGGGCGAGCCGTACGTCAAGCCGTTGACCTACGTGCGCGAGACGGTCGAGGCGATCAGGCCGATCCTGCAGGGCGAGCGGAGCACCTTCCATGGCGAGTTCATCGACATCGGCGGGTACAAGTACCCCCTGCCGGTCGAGCCGGTCCCCATCTACCTCGGGTCGCTCAACCCCGCGTCCCTGCGGCTGTGCGGCGAGGTCGGCGACGGGCTGTGCATCAACCAGTTCGCGCCCAGTCACGTCCCCACGATGCTGGCGGAGGTGCGCGCGGGCGCGGAGGCTGCGGGGCGCGAGCTCCCCGACGACTTCCCCGTGGTGGCGCGGCTGTTCTGCGCGATCACCGACGACGTGGCGGGTGTCAAGGGCCTGCTGCGCCAGGTGTTCGCGCCGTACGCCGCGACGAGCGGCTACAACCGCTTCTTCCGCTGGCTCGGCTACGTCGAGGAGGCTGACGCGATCGCCGCCGCAGCCGAGGCCGACGACAAGGAGGCGATGGTGGCGGCCTACAGCGACCGGATGCTCGACGAGCTGTTCGTCGTGGGGGACGCTGACGCGGTCACCGATCGGGTCCACGAGTACGTGGACGCGGGCGTTACCGTGCCGGTCATCGCGCCGCTGGCCCCGGGTACCGAACCCGCCCGGCAGACCCTGCAGAACATCGGCCGGCGTTTCGGCCGCTGA